Proteins from a genomic interval of Onychostoma macrolepis isolate SWU-2019 chromosome 17, ASM1243209v1, whole genome shotgun sequence:
- the brms1la gene encoding breast cancer metastasis-suppressor 1-like protein-A isoform X2 has protein sequence MPVHSREKKESNHEEMDVDFAEQEGSSSEDEDTESSSVSEDGESSEMDDEDCERRRMECIDEMTNLEKQFTDLKDHLYKERLSQVDAKLQEVMSGKAPEYLEPLANLQENMQIRTKVAGIYRELCLESVKNKYDCETQAALQHWESEKLLLFDTVQSELEEKIRRLEEDRHSIDITSELWNDELQSRKNKKKDPFSPDKKKKPVVVSGPYIVYMLQDLDILEDWTAIRKAMATLGPHRVKTDGCAGDVKCRDGLVSVFRKARKANNASH, from the exons ATGCCAGTGCATTCGAGAGAAAAGAAGGAGAGCAACCATGAAGAGATGGATGTGGATTTCGCAGAGCAAGAGGGGAGCAGCTCAGAAGATGAGGATACAGAGAGCTCTTCTGTCTCTGAAGATGGGGAAAGTTCAG AAATGGATGATGAGGACTGTGAAAGGAGAAGGATGGAATGCATTGACGAAATGACAAATCTAGAAAAACAGTTCACTGACCTCAAAGACCA CTTATATAAAGAGAGACTGAGTCAAGTTGATGCCAAACTTCAGGAAGTGATGTCAGGAAAGGCACCAGAGTACCTGGAACCCCTTGCAAATCTTCAGGAGAACATGCAGATTAGAACTAAAGTTGCAG GTATCTACAGAGAATTGTGCTTGGAATCAGTGAAGAATAAATACGACTGTGAAACCCAAGCAGCGTTACAACACTGGGAG AGTGAAAAACTGTTATTATTTGATACGGTGCAAAGTGAACTAGAGGAGAAGATCAGACGTTTGGAGGAAGACCGTCACAGTATAGATATTACCTCAG AGCTCTGGAACGATGAGTTACAATCaagaaaaaataagaagaaagaTCCCTTCAGTccagacaaaaagaaaaagcctGTCGTTGTGTCAG GACCATATATAGTTTACATGCTGCAAGACCTGGATATACTGGAAGACTGGACTGCTATTAGAAAG GCCATGGCAACATTAGGACCTCACAGAGTAAAGACTGATG gctgtgcaggggatgtgaagtgcagggatgggttggtgtctgtattcagaaaggcacggaaggcaaataacgcgagccactaa
- the il17a/f2 gene encoding interleukin 17a/f2, translating into MFLSFVNAKYMVLLSFALANLTFAKQGQKKICDTSLTISNDFHDSLDGDAKGNGNIHNRSLSAWTWIPKFSPRRIPQVIFEAQCNSEYCTLPNGVDTRLNSLPIYQEILVLKQDAEDRKCFMATFERVIVGCTCVWAKTS; encoded by the exons ATGTTTCTGAGCTTTGTCAACGCTAAATACATG GTTTTGCTGAGCTTTGCGCTGGCGAACCTCACATTTGCCAAACAAgggcagaaaaaaatatgtgaCACTAGTTTGACGATTTCCAATGACTTTCATGACTCTCTGGATGGGGACGCAAAGGGAAATGGCAACATCCACAACCGCTCACTATCTGCATGGACCTGGAT ACCGAAGTTTTCACCACGCAGAATACCGCAGGTCATCTTTGAAGCCCAGTGCAATTCAGAATATTGCACCCTTCCCAATGGCGTGGATACGAGACTGAACTCATTGCCCATTTATCAGGAGATCCTGGTATTAAAACAGGATGCGGAGGACAGGAAGTGCTTCATGGCGACTTTTGAGAGAGTAATAGTGGGCTGTACCTGTGTGTGGGCTAAAACCTCCTAA
- the stmn4l gene encoding stathmin-like 4, like isoform X1, which yields MTLAAYREKMKELPLVSLFCSCFLPEPRERPTKKTQDVVDLNLGIIKDMEVIELNKRSSGQAFEVILRPPSFDGQREFHPTFPPRRDPSLEEIQKKLDAAEERRKCQEAELLKHLAEKREHEREVAQKAIEEHNNFIKMAKEKLEQRMEINKENREAHIAAMLERLQEKDKHAEEVRKNKEQMELDWQ from the exons ATGACTCTTGCAG CGTACAGAGAGAAGATGAAGGAGCTCCCTCTAGTGTCTCTCTTCTGCTCCTGCTTCCTACCAGAGCCTCGGGAGAGGCCCACCAAGAAAACACAAG ATGTTGTGGACCTCAACCTGGGCATTATTAAAGACATGGAGGTGATCGAGCTAAACAAGCGGTCATCGGGCCAGGCCTTTGAGGTCATCCTCAGACCTCCATCTTTTGACGGTCAGAGGGAATTCCATCCCACTTTCCCACCTCGCAGAGACCCCTCACTAGAGGAGATCCAGAAGAAACTGGATGCAGCTGAAGAGAGAAGAAAG TGTCAGGAAGCTGAACTTCTGAAGCACTTGGCTGAGAAGAGAGAGCATGAACGAGAGGTGGCCCAGAAAGCCATAGAGGAACACAACAACTTCATCAAGATGGCCAAAGAAAAGCTGGAGCAAAGAATGGAGATTAACAAAGAAAACAGGGAGGCCCACATCGCTGCCATGCTGGAACGTCTTCAGGAGAAG GACAAGCATGCTGAGGAGGTGAGGAAAAACAAGGAACAGATGGAGCTGGACTGGCAGTAG
- the il17a/f1 gene encoding interleukin 17a/f1 isoform X2, translated as MLNHNQQDLGVACMMGLVLISFGAEGAPSKHPQKKANHKSSEESHASSFRLILDPEFKSSANPIHPINNDSISPWTYTFTHDDSLYPSSIAEAKCSLTGCLLEGAEDFHSKPIYTQIMVLRKIRGEKQSYSLKLEYKTIAVGCTCVRPHVQQV; from the exons ATGCTGAATCATAATCAGCAGGATCTTGGG GTGGCTTGTATGATGGGGCTCGTTTTAATATCATTTGGAGCTGAGGGGGCACCATCAAAACATCCTCAGAAGAAAGCAAACCACAAGTCATCAGAAGAATCTCATGCATCCTCATTCCGGTTGATCTTGGATCCTGAGTTCAAATCCTCAGCCAACCCGATCCATCCAATCAACAATGATTCCATCTCTCCATGGACCTACAC GTTTACACACGATGACAGCCTGTACCCTTCTAGCATCGCAGAGGCGAAATGTTCACTGACTGGATGTTTGCTAGAAGGCGCTGAGGATTTCCATTCCAAGCCGATTTACACCCAAATCATGGTCTTGAGGAAAATTCGAGGAGAAAAGCAGAGCTACTCCTTAAAACTTGAGTACAAAACCATCGCAGTGGGATGCACCTGCGTTCGTCCACATGTACAACAAGTTTAA
- the brms1la gene encoding breast cancer metastasis-suppressor 1-like protein-A isoform X1, translating into MPVHSREKKESNHEEMDVDFAEQEGSSSEDEDTESSSVSEDGESSEMDDEDCERRRMECIDEMTNLEKQFTDLKDHLYKERLSQVDAKLQEVMSGKAPEYLEPLANLQENMQIRTKVAGIYRELCLESVKNKYDCETQAALQHWESEKLLLFDTVQSELEEKIRRLEEDRHSIDITSELWNDELQSRKNKKKDPFSPDKKKKPVVVSGPYIVYMLQDLDILEDWTAIRKAMATLGPHRVKTDVSSKSDKHQHNARSEDGRLFYDGEWYSRGQAICIDKKDEHPTSAIITTINHDEVWFKRVDGSKSKLYISQLQKGKYTIKHA; encoded by the exons ATGCCAGTGCATTCGAGAGAAAAGAAGGAGAGCAACCATGAAGAGATGGATGTGGATTTCGCAGAGCAAGAGGGGAGCAGCTCAGAAGATGAGGATACAGAGAGCTCTTCTGTCTCTGAAGATGGGGAAAGTTCAG AAATGGATGATGAGGACTGTGAAAGGAGAAGGATGGAATGCATTGACGAAATGACAAATCTAGAAAAACAGTTCACTGACCTCAAAGACCA CTTATATAAAGAGAGACTGAGTCAAGTTGATGCCAAACTTCAGGAAGTGATGTCAGGAAAGGCACCAGAGTACCTGGAACCCCTTGCAAATCTTCAGGAGAACATGCAGATTAGAACTAAAGTTGCAG GTATCTACAGAGAATTGTGCTTGGAATCAGTGAAGAATAAATACGACTGTGAAACCCAAGCAGCGTTACAACACTGGGAG AGTGAAAAACTGTTATTATTTGATACGGTGCAAAGTGAACTAGAGGAGAAGATCAGACGTTTGGAGGAAGACCGTCACAGTATAGATATTACCTCAG AGCTCTGGAACGATGAGTTACAATCaagaaaaaataagaagaaagaTCCCTTCAGTccagacaaaaagaaaaagcctGTCGTTGTGTCAG GACCATATATAGTTTACATGCTGCAAGACCTGGATATACTGGAAGACTGGACTGCTATTAGAAAG GCCATGGCAACATTAGGACCTCACAGAGTAAAGACTGATG TCTCTTCAAAGAGTGACAAACACCAGCACAATGCCCGCTCAGAGGATGGACGCTTGTTTTACGACGGGGAATGGTACAGCCGCGGACAAGCCATATGTATCGACAAGAAAGACGAGCATCCTACGAG CGCTATAATAACTACAATCAATCATGATGAAGTCTGGTTCAAACGAGTCGATGGGAGCAAGTCAAAACTCTACATCTCACAGCTTCAGAAAGGCAAATACACCATAAAACATGCCTGA
- the stmn4l gene encoding stathmin-like 4, like isoform X2, whose protein sequence is MTLAAYREKMKELPLVSLFCSCFLPEPRERPTKKTQDVVDLNLGIIKDMEVIELNKRSSGQAFEVILRPPSFDGQREFHPTFPPRRDPSLEEIQKKLDAAEERRKCQEAELLKHLAEKREHEREVAQKAIEEHNNFIKMAKEKLEQRMEINKENREAHIAAMLERLQEKDKHAEEVP, encoded by the exons ATGACTCTTGCAG CGTACAGAGAGAAGATGAAGGAGCTCCCTCTAGTGTCTCTCTTCTGCTCCTGCTTCCTACCAGAGCCTCGGGAGAGGCCCACCAAGAAAACACAAG ATGTTGTGGACCTCAACCTGGGCATTATTAAAGACATGGAGGTGATCGAGCTAAACAAGCGGTCATCGGGCCAGGCCTTTGAGGTCATCCTCAGACCTCCATCTTTTGACGGTCAGAGGGAATTCCATCCCACTTTCCCACCTCGCAGAGACCCCTCACTAGAGGAGATCCAGAAGAAACTGGATGCAGCTGAAGAGAGAAGAAAG TGTCAGGAAGCTGAACTTCTGAAGCACTTGGCTGAGAAGAGAGAGCATGAACGAGAGGTGGCCCAGAAAGCCATAGAGGAACACAACAACTTCATCAAGATGGCCAAAGAAAAGCTGGAGCAAAGAATGGAGATTAACAAAGAAAACAGGGAGGCCCACATCGCTGCCATGCTGGAACGTCTTCAGGAGAAG GACAAGCATGCTGAGGAG GTGCCTTGA
- the il17a/f1 gene encoding interleukin 17a/f1 isoform X1, with protein MNATMSSALNIQFLMVACMMGLVLISFGAEGAPSKHPQKKANHKSSEESHASSFRLILDPEFKSSANPIHPINNDSISPWTYTFTHDDSLYPSSIAEAKCSLTGCLLEGAEDFHSKPIYTQIMVLRKIRGEKQSYSLKLEYKTIAVGCTCVRPHVQQV; from the exons ATGAATGCAACTATGTCATCAGCGCTAAACATCCAGTTCCTCATG GTGGCTTGTATGATGGGGCTCGTTTTAATATCATTTGGAGCTGAGGGGGCACCATCAAAACATCCTCAGAAGAAAGCAAACCACAAGTCATCAGAAGAATCTCATGCATCCTCATTCCGGTTGATCTTGGATCCTGAGTTCAAATCCTCAGCCAACCCGATCCATCCAATCAACAATGATTCCATCTCTCCATGGACCTACAC GTTTACACACGATGACAGCCTGTACCCTTCTAGCATCGCAGAGGCGAAATGTTCACTGACTGGATGTTTGCTAGAAGGCGCTGAGGATTTCCATTCCAAGCCGATTTACACCCAAATCATGGTCTTGAGGAAAATTCGAGGAGAAAAGCAGAGCTACTCCTTAAAACTTGAGTACAAAACCATCGCAGTGGGATGCACCTGCGTTCGTCCACATGTACAACAAGTTTAA
- the lrrc57 gene encoding leucine-rich repeat-containing protein 57 produces the protein MGNSALKAHLETSQKTGVFQLTGKGLAEFPEELQKLTGNLRTVDLSNNKIEVLPAFIGGFQQLKSLTISSNKLTSLPNDIGKLKKLETLILNGNHLNHLPSSLGQLKSLRTLNLSGNHFKEFPSGLGTLRQLDVLDLSKNKIHVVPAEVAELQAIEINLNQNQISTLCPEVSRAPRLKVLRLEENCLELSSIPISILSDSQVSLLSVEGNLFEVKTLRDLEGYDKYMERFTATKKKFA, from the exons ATGGGGAACAGTGCGCTCAAAGCTCATTTGGAAACATCTCAGAAGACCGGAGTCTTTCAGCTGACCGGAAAGGGTTTGGCAGAG TTCCCAGAGGAGCTGCAGAAACTCACCGGAAACCTGCGGACAGTCGATCTGTCCAACAACAAAATCGAGGTGCTTCCAGCATTCATAGGAGGCTTCCAGCAACTCAAGAGTCTCACCATAAGCAGCAATAAACTAA CCAGTCTACCAAATGACATCGGGAAACTCAAGAAGCTGGAGACTCTTATTTTAAATGGGAACCATTTGAATCATCTTCCTTCATCGTTGGGTCAGCTGAAGTCCTTGCGCACCCTAAACCTGTCTGGGAATCACTTCAAGGAGTTCCCTAGTGGACTCGGCACCCTTCGCCAGCTCGATGTTCTGGACCTGTCCAAGAATAAGATCCATGTGGTTCCTGCAGAGGTGGCCGAACTGCAAGCCATTGAAATCAACCTCAATCAGAACCAG aTTTCAACCCTGTGTCCAGAGGTGTCTCGTGCTCCCCGACTGAAGGTCTTACGGCTGGAGGAGAACTGTCTGGAGCTGTCCTCTATCCCCATCTCCATCCTCTCAGACTCCCAGGTGTCCCTGCTGTCCGTGGAGGGCAACCTCTTTGAAGTTAAAACGTTGCGTGACCTAGAAGGATATGATAAA TACATGGAACGTTTCACTGCAACCAAGAAGAAATTTGCGTGA